The Hahella sp. HNIBRBA332 genome window below encodes:
- a CDS encoding PhpK family radical SAM P-methyltransferase, translating into MIDCLIVGTNMPPTPEHVEMVRSVDNHGGAWRDLRLAFVEHQGQPYTALDLINHIYDEAGQSHRQFNNLDFLWPAVTYLASFLRRRGFTVDWINLFQQEKDEMRRILRSGQVRTVAVTTTLYVSPQPMIEVIKFVREHSDAHIIVGGPYISGQAEVRNADELASLFEYLGADTYVISSEGEQALAHIISALQKGEPLDGVANLAIRDPKSLLRPFSRTLVETEYNPLEENPVDYGLFPPDQLSQFISLRTAKSCPYSCAFCGFPQRAGAYKTLAPDLVEQELDRIAALGNVDTLTFLDDTFNVPKKRFKEILRLMIRKQYGFRWNSFYRSDQGDYETIQLMREAGCEGVFLGIESGSDTMLKNMNKTARRRNFAEAIPQLQEAGISAHASLIVGFPGETEDTIRETQTLIEQSKPDFYRAQLWYCDPLTPIWKNRQEYDLEGNGFSWRHRTMNSETACDWVERLFFDIRNSTWLPQHGFEQWSTFYLQRRGYTRQQVIDYVALFNSTIKAQMADPTLKAIPAPILQRMRTLLLEKTTDDAFMANIHHRSNETVSQDALESFAF; encoded by the coding sequence ATGATCGATTGCCTGATTGTCGGAACCAATATGCCGCCCACTCCCGAGCACGTGGAGATGGTGCGTTCCGTCGATAATCACGGCGGAGCCTGGCGCGACCTGCGGCTGGCGTTTGTGGAGCACCAGGGGCAGCCCTACACGGCGCTGGATTTGATTAACCATATTTATGACGAAGCCGGCCAGTCCCACCGGCAGTTCAACAATCTCGACTTTCTCTGGCCGGCGGTGACCTACCTGGCCTCATTCCTGCGCCGGCGCGGCTTCACCGTGGACTGGATCAACCTGTTTCAACAGGAAAAAGACGAGATGCGCCGCATCCTGCGCAGCGGTCAGGTGCGCACAGTGGCGGTCACCACCACGCTGTATGTGTCGCCCCAGCCCATGATCGAAGTGATCAAGTTCGTGCGCGAACACAGCGACGCCCATATCATCGTCGGCGGGCCGTACATCTCCGGTCAGGCGGAGGTGCGCAATGCAGACGAGCTGGCCAGTCTGTTCGAGTATCTGGGAGCGGACACGTACGTCATCAGCTCCGAGGGCGAGCAGGCGCTGGCGCACATCATCAGCGCGCTGCAAAAAGGAGAGCCGCTGGACGGCGTCGCCAATCTGGCGATCCGCGATCCCAAAAGCCTGCTGCGGCCTTTTTCCCGCACGCTGGTGGAAACGGAGTACAACCCTCTGGAGGAAAACCCTGTCGACTATGGCCTGTTTCCACCAGACCAGCTTTCCCAGTTTATTTCTCTGCGCACCGCCAAGTCCTGTCCCTACAGCTGCGCGTTCTGCGGCTTTCCACAACGGGCGGGCGCTTACAAGACCCTGGCGCCGGATCTGGTGGAGCAGGAGCTGGACCGCATCGCCGCGCTGGGCAACGTGGACACCCTCACCTTTCTCGATGACACCTTCAACGTGCCGAAAAAGCGCTTCAAGGAAATCCTGCGCCTGATGATCCGCAAGCAATACGGTTTTCGCTGGAATTCGTTTTACCGCAGCGATCAGGGGGATTACGAAACCATCCAGTTGATGCGCGAAGCAGGCTGCGAAGGCGTGTTCCTGGGCATTGAGTCCGGCAGCGACACCATGCTCAAGAACATGAACAAGACCGCGCGCCGGCGCAATTTCGCCGAGGCCATACCGCAATTACAGGAAGCCGGCATTTCCGCCCACGCCAGTTTGATCGTCGGCTTCCCCGGCGAAACTGAAGACACCATTAGGGAGACGCAAACGCTGATCGAGCAAAGCAAACCGGACTTCTATCGCGCCCAGTTGTGGTATTGCGATCCGCTGACGCCGATCTGGAAAAACCGCCAGGAATACGACCTGGAAGGCAATGGTTTCTCCTGGCGGCATCGCACCATGAACAGCGAAACCGCCTGTGACTGGGTGGAGCGTTTGTTCTTCGATATTCGCAATTCCACCTGGTTGCCCCAGCACGGATTCGAACAATGGTCTACTTTCTATCTGCAGCGTCGCGGCTATACCCGCCAACAGGTGATCGACTACGTGGCCTTGTTCAATTCCACTATCAAGGCGCAGATGGCCGATCCCACGTTGAAGGCGATTCCCGCGCCGATACTGCAGCGCATGCGTACTCTATTGTTGGAAAAAACCACGGATGACGCCTTTATGGCGAATATCCATCATAGAAGTAACGAGACAGTCAGCCAGGACGCGCTGGAAAGCTTTGCTTTCTAG
- a CDS encoding amino acid adenylation domain-containing protein: MAQQESGFLLDANSLAARDYWRKSLTKAIGPSNLPRDYDLPHKGPKSYQIYDLALDGHLYDLIMKVSKGGHFLIYTIVTAGVQLCLQRYNQAFCADSDAGGVETLVTGSPARREENGAEPGFINALPIINSIDPEASFKTLLLQTRSQLLDAYQHQHYQWREMAEDFGLSWRHHCPLFDVAAHYDALHGELPANLNNDVTVSLLQRAGTLSFSIAYNESRFHLHRIELFAEHLQQVLTMALEQPDLPVKQLDMLTTRDWSLLASFNLTEQATLANANVLSQFRDVVSRYGGHIALQTPGLQLCYRMLDEQSNQLARELQVSGLEKGGLVGVCCRPGCDMVISLLAALKAGGAFLPLDPDYPAERLRYMAEDSGCRLFLVESPEVDAPFIEVLEDRGGSVIYLDDITSWRQQSPRPLDYAPAPDAAAYMIYTSGSTGAPKGVLLHHSGLINMLEAQIKAFRLRSDSRVLQVASFSFDAAVSEIFTALCAGARLVLAPRDRIMPGPDLAQALQEFEITHITLTPSSLALLPEDAATGLQTLVVAGEPCPANLVPKWSKGRLMINAYGPTESTVCATLGEVVYSGLPPDVGQPIQNTQCHVVDALDRPCPVGVPGELLISGVGLALGYHNRPELNDARFVELALPGLSAPRRYYRSGDRARWRPDGALDLLGRTDRQFKVRGFRIEAGELETQLLSREDIQQAAVVAQGEEADRRLLAYVALARTASKGELQTEAILDYLRERLPPYMLPDLLVPLDALPLTPSGKTDYAALEGMHAAASQNEFVAPRDDVELGVARIWERLLERSPVGVTDNFFALGGFSLLAVRLMSAIQQEFHVALPLTTLFQHPTVEKLAEQVRSARKAHPEDWSPLVTLTARGEHPPLFCVHPTGATVLCYYHLAACLGEARPFIGVQARGIEPEQLPFDNIPEMAAYYADALCKRQPTGPFYLAGWSFGGVAVFEVARVLQARGREIAFLGLLDSYAPDVFDGGFEAHDDAEIISSLLGGIADVDPESLRGLSTENQLQAAIQATQQAQALPQGFSLEQARRILQVSKLNYHAVESYQPQPYNGKITLFRPLGEEQLAKSVCPDDPSLGWSKWAQRGVEVEYVPGRHQTMVQPPNVETLATRLLVHLQQAESFTPMTTERKEQTA; encoded by the coding sequence ATGGCGCAACAAGAAAGCGGTTTTCTGCTTGACGCAAACTCACTCGCGGCAAGGGACTACTGGCGCAAATCCCTGACCAAGGCCATCGGCCCCAGCAACCTGCCCCGCGATTACGACCTCCCCCATAAAGGTCCCAAGTCTTACCAGATATACGACCTGGCGCTGGACGGCCATCTTTACGACCTCATCATGAAGGTCAGCAAGGGCGGACACTTTCTTATTTACACGATCGTCACCGCTGGCGTGCAATTGTGCCTGCAACGCTACAACCAGGCCTTCTGCGCCGACAGCGACGCCGGCGGCGTGGAAACCCTGGTCACCGGCTCACCGGCGCGACGGGAGGAAAACGGCGCCGAGCCGGGCTTTATCAACGCCCTGCCCATCATCAACAGCATTGATCCCGAGGCGTCATTCAAGACCCTGTTGCTGCAAACCCGCTCGCAGCTTCTGGACGCTTATCAGCACCAGCATTACCAGTGGCGGGAAATGGCGGAGGACTTCGGTCTGTCCTGGCGTCACCACTGCCCGCTGTTTGACGTGGCGGCCCATTACGACGCCTTGCACGGCGAGCTGCCCGCCAATCTCAACAACGACGTCACGGTGAGTCTGCTGCAGCGGGCCGGCACGCTCAGTTTCTCTATCGCCTACAACGAATCGCGCTTTCATCTGCATCGCATCGAGCTGTTCGCCGAGCATCTGCAGCAAGTGTTGACCATGGCCTTGGAGCAGCCGGATTTACCGGTGAAACAACTGGACATGCTCACCACCCGCGACTGGAGTCTGCTGGCCAGTTTCAACCTGACCGAACAAGCGACGCTCGCCAACGCCAATGTGTTGAGCCAGTTCCGCGACGTGGTGTCGCGCTATGGCGGGCATATTGCGCTGCAGACGCCGGGGCTGCAGTTGTGCTACCGCATGCTGGACGAACAATCCAATCAACTGGCGCGGGAGCTGCAGGTCTCCGGCCTGGAAAAAGGCGGACTGGTGGGCGTCTGCTGCCGCCCCGGCTGCGACATGGTGATCTCGCTGCTGGCGGCGTTGAAGGCCGGCGGCGCGTTTCTACCTCTCGACCCGGATTACCCGGCGGAGCGTCTGCGCTATATGGCGGAGGACTCCGGCTGTCGTCTGTTCCTGGTGGAAAGCCCGGAGGTGGATGCGCCCTTCATTGAGGTGCTGGAGGATCGCGGCGGCTCTGTTATTTACCTGGACGACATCACCTCCTGGCGCCAACAGTCGCCGCGACCTCTGGACTATGCCCCCGCCCCTGACGCCGCCGCTTACATGATCTATACCTCCGGCTCCACCGGCGCGCCCAAGGGCGTCTTGTTGCATCACAGCGGCTTGATCAACATGCTGGAAGCGCAGATCAAGGCGTTCAGATTGCGCAGCGACAGCCGGGTGCTGCAGGTGGCGTCATTCAGTTTCGACGCCGCGGTGTCGGAGATTTTCACCGCCCTGTGCGCCGGCGCCCGTCTGGTGCTGGCGCCCCGCGACCGCATCATGCCCGGACCGGATCTGGCGCAGGCGCTGCAGGAGTTTGAAATCACCCACATTACACTGACGCCGTCGTCCCTCGCGCTGTTGCCGGAAGACGCCGCCACGGGCCTGCAAACCCTGGTGGTGGCGGGGGAGCCTTGCCCGGCGAATCTGGTCCCGAAATGGAGCAAGGGTCGTCTGATGATCAATGCGTACGGCCCCACGGAATCCACGGTCTGCGCCACCCTCGGCGAAGTGGTGTACAGCGGTCTGCCACCGGATGTGGGGCAACCGATTCAGAATACGCAGTGCCACGTGGTCGACGCTCTGGACCGTCCCTGTCCGGTGGGCGTTCCCGGCGAGCTGTTGATCTCCGGCGTTGGCCTGGCCCTGGGCTACCATAACCGACCAGAGCTGAACGACGCCCGTTTCGTGGAGCTGGCGCTGCCCGGGTTATCCGCGCCACGGCGCTATTACCGCAGCGGCGACCGCGCCCGCTGGCGACCGGACGGCGCATTGGATTTGCTCGGCAGAACGGATCGCCAGTTTAAAGTGCGCGGTTTCCGGATCGAAGCCGGCGAACTGGAGACCCAATTGCTAAGTCGGGAGGATATTCAGCAAGCCGCCGTCGTCGCCCAGGGCGAAGAGGCGGATCGCCGTCTGTTGGCCTACGTGGCGCTGGCGCGCACGGCGAGTAAAGGCGAGTTGCAGACGGAAGCCATTCTGGACTATCTGCGTGAGCGTCTGCCGCCTTACATGCTGCCGGATCTGCTGGTTCCGCTGGACGCGCTGCCGCTGACGCCTTCCGGCAAGACGGATTACGCCGCACTGGAAGGCATGCACGCCGCCGCGTCGCAAAATGAATTCGTCGCGCCTCGCGATGACGTGGAGTTAGGCGTGGCGCGCATCTGGGAACGTTTGCTGGAGCGCAGCCCGGTGGGCGTGACGGACAACTTTTTCGCCCTGGGCGGCTTCTCCCTGTTGGCGGTGCGCTTGATGAGCGCCATTCAGCAGGAGTTTCATGTCGCCCTGCCCCTGACCACCCTGTTCCAGCATCCGACCGTGGAGAAACTGGCGGAACAGGTGCGCAGCGCCCGCAAAGCCCATCCTGAAGACTGGTCGCCCCTGGTGACGCTGACCGCCCGCGGCGAACATCCGCCGCTGTTCTGCGTACACCCCACCGGCGCCACGGTGCTTTGTTATTACCATCTGGCCGCTTGTCTGGGGGAGGCGCGCCCCTTTATCGGCGTACAGGCGCGAGGCATCGAGCCGGAGCAGCTCCCCTTCGACAACATCCCGGAGATGGCGGCGTACTATGCCGACGCACTGTGTAAGCGTCAGCCCACCGGGCCGTTTTATCTGGCGGGATGGTCCTTCGGCGGCGTGGCGGTGTTCGAGGTCGCCCGCGTGTTGCAGGCGCGAGGCCGGGAAATCGCCTTCCTGGGCCTGCTGGATTCTTACGCGCCGGATGTATTCGACGGCGGCTTCGAAGCCCACGACGATGCGGAAATCATCAGTTCGCTGCTTGGCGGCATCGCGGATGTGGATCCAGAGTCCCTGCGCGGTCTGTCCACGGAAAACCAGCTGCAGGCGGCCATTCAAGCCACCCAGCAAGCCCAGGCCCTGCCGCAGGGGTTCAGCCTGGAGCAGGCGCGCCGCATTCTGCAGGTAAGCAAGTTGAATTACCATGCGGTGGAGTCTTATCAACCACAGCCTTACAACGGCAAGATCACCCTGTTCCGCCCTCTTGGGGAGGAGCAGTTGGCGAAGTCCGTATGCCCGGACGATCCCAGTCTGGGCTGGTCCAAGTGGGCGCAACGGGGCGTGGAGGTGGAGTACGTTCCCGGTCGGCACCAGACCATGGTGCAGCCGCCCAATGTTGAAACCTTAGCCACGCGTCTGCTGGTGCATCTGCAGCAGGCGGAATCCTTTACTCCCATGACGACGGAACGAAAGGAGCAGACAGCATGA
- a CDS encoding TauD/TfdA family dioxygenase, translating to MTTTSPITHRIPTARCNKQESRPLAFAGHLVRAQEGDTLDSVSADDFHFAMEQKGVALFRGFEATPECFGDFVEKFSSRLILDPTRQSYDRRVQRVLSGTPGIELHSEHSNSPFTPDYIWFYCRRAAGERGQTTYCDGLELWRSLSETSRTFIENVRFIYHRRFPEMFWKVFVAFMIDEDIPVEEINRDHLENLFSGLAGVRIELTADNQLDFSYSTYVYNELPGGRRALANSLTGPYPGQTVTMEDGSPIPHWLMGELKSLHDLHTRDIPWRDGDIAVLNNKRMMHGRRPSEDMGRELFSALSYG from the coding sequence ATGACCACAACCTCACCCATCACTCATCGTATTCCCACCGCCCGGTGCAATAAGCAGGAAAGCCGTCCCCTCGCCTTTGCCGGGCATCTGGTGCGGGCGCAGGAGGGCGACACGCTCGACAGCGTCAGCGCCGATGACTTTCATTTCGCCATGGAACAGAAAGGCGTGGCGTTGTTTCGCGGTTTTGAAGCGACGCCGGAGTGTTTCGGCGACTTTGTGGAGAAATTCAGCTCGCGCCTGATACTTGATCCCACCCGGCAATCCTATGACCGCCGCGTGCAGCGGGTGCTGTCAGGAACCCCGGGCATCGAGCTGCACAGCGAGCACAGCAACAGCCCGTTCACCCCGGATTACATCTGGTTCTACTGCCGGCGCGCCGCCGGCGAACGCGGCCAGACCACCTACTGCGACGGCCTGGAACTCTGGCGCTCTCTGAGCGAGACCAGCCGCACCTTCATCGAGAACGTGCGCTTTATCTATCATCGCCGGTTCCCGGAAATGTTCTGGAAAGTGTTCGTGGCCTTCATGATCGACGAAGACATCCCCGTGGAGGAGATCAACCGCGATCATCTGGAGAACTTATTCAGCGGCCTTGCAGGAGTGCGAATAGAGCTGACCGCGGACAATCAACTCGATTTCAGCTACTCCACCTACGTCTACAACGAACTGCCCGGCGGCCGCCGCGCCCTGGCCAACAGCCTCACCGGCCCCTATCCCGGCCAGACCGTCACCATGGAAGACGGCTCCCCCATCCCCCACTGGCTGATGGGAGAACTCAAATCCCTGCACGACCTCCACACCCGCGACATCCCCTGGCGCGACGGCGACATCGCCGTCCTCAACAACAAACGCATGATGCACGGCCGCCGCCCATCGGAAGACATGGGAAGGGAACTGTTTTCTGCGTTGAGTTATGGGTGA
- a CDS encoding GNAT family N-acetyltransferase gives MAQIFETERLILRPRGLQDVEACIAMDKDPEVTRYIPGVYDGSEAHVNFLLSRINGDFGERRGYWSIFAKDNPDELLGWVSYIPIDAVGPELEMGWRLVRRAWGKGYATEAAIRLAQYAFEDPELDMLTAIAHIENLASINVIEKLGFKYIHDSEFEGVACKYFELTKTEFQRRWG, from the coding sequence ATGGCGCAGATATTTGAAACGGAAAGGCTGATTCTCAGACCCCGCGGCCTGCAGGACGTTGAGGCCTGTATCGCCATGGATAAAGACCCGGAAGTGACCCGCTACATCCCAGGCGTTTATGACGGATCGGAGGCGCACGTCAATTTCCTTCTCTCGCGTATCAATGGCGACTTTGGCGAGCGCCGCGGCTACTGGTCAATCTTCGCGAAAGATAACCCGGATGAACTGTTGGGCTGGGTTTCCTATATACCTATCGACGCTGTCGGCCCCGAACTGGAAATGGGCTGGCGTCTGGTGCGCAGAGCCTGGGGCAAAGGCTACGCGACCGAAGCGGCGATCCGACTCGCCCAGTACGCCTTCGAAGACCCCGAACTGGACATGCTGACGGCCATCGCCCATATCGAAAACCTAGCCTCCATCAACGTGATTGAGAAACTGGGCTTTAAGTATATCCACGACAGCGAGTTTGAAGGCGTGGCCTGCAAATACTTTGAACTGACAAAGACGGAATTCCAGCGGCGTTGGGGATGA